One genomic window of Campylobacter fetus subsp. fetus includes the following:
- the sucD gene encoding succinate--CoA ligase subunit alpha, with translation MSILVYKNTKVIVQGFTGKEATFHAEQCLAYGTNIVGGVTPFKGGMIHLGKPVFDTVVEAVKSTNATVSLIFVPAKFVAASIIEAADAGIELAVVITEHTPVRDMLEAKNYANKKGMKLIGPNCPGIISADQAKLGIMPAMVFKRADVNIGLISKSGTLTYEGANQILSEGYGISTAVGIGGDSVIGLTYSELLPMFENDPDTKAIVMIGEIGGSLEIEACNIIKNMKKPVVAFIAGQSAPKGKRMGHAGAIISGEDSTAAGKMKALSAAGAHVVASPAHIGKKIKELIG, from the coding sequence ATGAGTATATTGGTATATAAAAATACAAAAGTTATAGTTCAAGGATTTACAGGAAAAGAGGCTACTTTTCATGCTGAGCAGTGTTTGGCTTACGGCACAAATATAGTTGGTGGCGTTACTCCATTTAAAGGTGGTATGATACATCTTGGAAAACCTGTATTCGATACTGTTGTAGAGGCTGTAAAATCAACTAATGCAACAGTTAGTTTGATATTTGTCCCTGCTAAGTTTGTTGCAGCTAGTATAATAGAAGCCGCCGATGCTGGTATAGAGTTAGCAGTAGTTATAACCGAGCATACTCCAGTTAGAGATATGCTAGAAGCTAAGAATTATGCAAATAAAAAAGGTATGAAATTAATAGGTCCAAACTGCCCCGGAATTATAAGCGCTGATCAAGCAAAATTAGGTATAATGCCCGCTATGGTTTTTAAGCGAGCAGATGTAAATATAGGGCTTATATCAAAGTCTGGAACACTTACTTATGAAGGAGCAAACCAAATTTTAAGTGAAGGTTATGGTATATCTACTGCTGTTGGTATCGGCGGAGATAGCGTTATAGGATTAACTTATAGTGAGCTTTTACCTATGTTTGAGAATGACCCTGATACAAAAGCTATTGTTATGATAGGCGAAATCGGTGGAAGTTTAGAAATAGAAGCTTGCAACATTATAAAAAATATGAAAAAACCGGTTGTAGCTTTTATAGCAGGTCAAAGCGCTCCAAAAGGCAAAAGAATGGGGCATGCAGGCGCTATTATAAGCGGAGAAGATTCAACGGCAGCCGGAAAAATGAAAGCCTTAAGTGCCGCGGGAGCTCATGTAGTAGCTAGCCCAGCACACATAGGTAAAAAAATAAAAGAATTAATAGGCTAA
- the sucC gene encoding ADP-forming succinate--CoA ligase subunit beta, translated as MNIHEFQAKELLRDFGINVADGIMVVSVDDALNAAKKLGGSVWAVKAQIHAGGRGLGGGVKIAKSLDEVKEYASKILGMTLVTKQTGPEGKLVKKLYIEKGTNIDKEYYLSLTFDRINECIAVIASADGGMNIEEVDHDKIITIRIDPQIGLRDFHSLAIADFLNLDKDLSVKLHVLLSKLYRLYWQTDSNLVEINPLVLTKENDLIPLDAKMGFDDSALFRQEKIANMRDIDEEEPSELEAKTYGLSYVKLDGNIGCMVNGAGLAMGTMDTINGVGGKPANFLDVGGGANPQTVAKAFEIILRDKNVKSIFVNIFGGIVRCDRIANGILEATKLTKVEVPVIVRLDGTNAKEAAEILKQANITNIISAPDLESGAKMSVELANK; from the coding sequence ATGAATATCCATGAGTTTCAAGCCAAAGAGCTTTTAAGAGATTTTGGCATAAACGTCGCTGATGGCATTATGGTAGTTAGTGTAGACGATGCACTAAATGCGGCTAAAAAACTCGGCGGTTCTGTTTGGGCTGTGAAGGCTCAGATACACGCTGGAGGTCGCGGTCTAGGTGGTGGTGTAAAAATCGCAAAAAGCTTAGATGAAGTAAAAGAGTATGCGAGTAAAATTTTAGGAATGACTTTAGTTACTAAACAGACCGGACCAGAGGGAAAACTTGTTAAAAAACTATATATAGAAAAAGGAACAAATATAGACAAAGAGTATTATCTAAGTCTAACCTTTGATCGTATAAACGAGTGTATAGCTGTGATAGCATCAGCTGATGGCGGTATGAATATAGAAGAAGTAGATCATGATAAAATAATCACTATAAGAATAGATCCTCAAATAGGGCTTAGAGACTTCCACTCTTTAGCTATTGCTGATTTTTTAAATTTAGATAAAGATTTGAGTGTTAAGCTTCATGTGCTTTTATCTAAATTATATAGACTTTACTGGCAAACTGATTCAAATTTAGTAGAGATTAATCCTCTAGTTTTAACAAAAGAAAATGATTTAATACCTCTTGACGCAAAAATGGGCTTTGATGATTCAGCTCTATTTAGACAAGAAAAAATAGCAAATATGCGTGATATCGATGAAGAAGAGCCTAGTGAACTTGAGGCAAAAACCTATGGTCTAAGCTATGTAAAGCTAGATGGAAATATCGGCTGCATGGTAAATGGTGCCGGACTAGCTATGGGTACTATGGACACTATCAACGGCGTAGGCGGAAAACCAGCTAATTTCCTTGACGTGGGTGGCGGTGCTAATCCGCAAACCGTAGCAAAAGCTTTTGAAATTATCTTGAGAGATAAAAATGTAAAATCTATATTTGTAAATATATTTGGTGGAATAGTAAGATGCGACCGCATTGCAAATGGTATTTTAGAGGCTACAAAATTAACCAAAGTAGAAGTACCTGTCATAGTAAGACTAGATGGAACAAATGCAAAAGAAGCTGCGGAGATATTAAAACAAGCAAATATAACAAATATCATCTCTGCACCTGATCTAGAAAGTGGTGCTAAGATGTCTGTTGAATTAGCAAACAAGTAA
- a CDS encoding 2-oxoglutarate synthase subunit alpha: MRELITTGNSLAARAAVECGCNFFGGYPITPSSEIAHELSVLLPKKGGKFIQMEDEIAGVSVALGASMSGAKAMTASSGPGISLKSEQIGLGFIAEVPLVIANVMRGGPSTGLPTRVAQGDILQAKTPSHGDYCSIAVAPGSLSEIYTETVRAFNLANRFSTPVFLLLDETIGHMQGKANVPDIADLKIEPRREFKGDPKDYNPYEAAADEPATLNSFFKGYRYHITGLHHGPTGFPTEDGKMVDYNIKRLFNKIHAHLDEVLNYEEYKLDDAEICVICYGSVSLAAKEAVDKLREDGVKVGIFRPITIWPSPEVKLKEVCSKFKKILVAELNMGQYLGEIQRCSLRDDFKTLLKANGRPISPTEIINKVKEF; the protein is encoded by the coding sequence ATGAGAGAATTAATCACGACAGGAAATTCACTTGCGGCGCGTGCTGCTGTGGAATGTGGCTGTAATTTTTTTGGCGGATATCCGATAACTCCATCAAGTGAAATTGCACATGAACTTAGTGTTTTACTACCTAAAAAAGGCGGTAAATTTATACAAATGGAAGATGAGATAGCCGGAGTTTCCGTAGCTCTTGGTGCTAGTATGAGTGGTGCTAAAGCAATGACTGCTAGCTCAGGTCCTGGAATTTCTTTAAAATCCGAGCAAATTGGTCTTGGCTTTATAGCTGAAGTTCCGCTTGTTATAGCAAATGTTATGCGTGGCGGGCCATCGACCGGACTTCCGACTCGCGTTGCTCAAGGAGATATTTTACAAGCCAAAACTCCTAGCCATGGCGATTATTGCTCTATTGCAGTAGCTCCTGGAAGTTTAAGCGAAATTTATACAGAAACCGTAAGAGCCTTTAATCTTGCTAATCGTTTTAGCACTCCTGTTTTCTTGCTACTTGATGAAACTATAGGTCATATGCAAGGTAAAGCTAATGTTCCAGATATAGCAGATTTAAAAATAGAACCTAGACGCGAGTTTAAAGGTGATCCAAAAGATTATAATCCTTATGAAGCTGCGGCTGATGAACCTGCTACTTTAAATTCATTTTTTAAAGGATATAGATATCACATAACCGGACTTCATCACGGACCTACTGGATTTCCTACCGAAGATGGAAAAATGGTTGATTATAATATAAAAAGATTATTTAATAAGATACATGCTCACTTAGATGAAGTATTAAATTATGAAGAATATAAGCTAGATGATGCAGAAATATGTGTTATTTGTTATGGAAGCGTAAGTCTTGCTGCTAAGGAAGCTGTCGATAAATTAAGAGAAGATGGTGTAAAAGTCGGAATATTCAGACCTATAACTATATGGCCAAGCCCGGAAGTGAAGCTAAAAGAAGTTTGTTCTAAATTTAAAAAGATTTTAGTGGCAGAATTGAACATGGGTCAATATTTAGGTGAAATACAAAGATGCAGCTTAAGAGATGATTTTAAAACTCTCCTTAAAGCAAATGGACGTCCGATAAGTCCAACTGAAATTATAAATAAAGTTAAGGAGTTTTAA
- a CDS encoding NADP-dependent isocitrate dehydrogenase: MADIIYTYTDEAPALATFSLFPVIKEFLNRANIDIQTVDISLSGRILANFSEYLNDDQKVPNYLEILGEMTKEKSANIIKLPNISASLPQLNAAIAELQSKGYAVPNYIENPTNDKEESIKARYARVLGSAVNPVLREGNSDRRCAGAVKAYAKEFPHKNGAWDSSIKTRVAYMQDGDFYGNEKSIIAKNSCEFKIEFQNKFGETKLLKSGIKAGKGDIISATFMSVKKLDEFINSTMQDAKDSSLLYSVHLKATMMKVSDPVIFGHFVKVFFEEIFSEFESELKSAGIIANNGLKDLFSKIENLPIKDKILSKFQEIIQKNPDLAMVDSDKGITNLHVPSDVIIDASMPAMIRNSGKMWDKEGKTRDTLAVIPDRTYATIYEATIDDLKVNGALNPAIIGSVSNVGLMAKKAEEYGSHDKTFIASESGKFILSSDSGEKMEFEVENGDIFRAMQAKDEAIKDWIKLAVSRAKATNAPAIFWLDKNRAHDANMIQIVTDELKKYDISNLDISIAEPTKAIKRSISIIRSGKDAISVTGNVLRDYLTDLFPILELGTSAKMLSIVPLLNGGGLFETGAGGSAPKIAGQLIEENHLRWDSLGEFLALGASLEHLSNISGKKEAKILADTLDKAIVSYLKNDNSPRKNVGENDNRGSHFYLSLYWADELSKSELKDKFINIANALNENKNVIINELNGSQGHKVDVGGYYKFDDKLASDIMRPSKNFNNAIGK; the protein is encoded by the coding sequence ATGGCTGATATAATCTACACTTACACAGATGAAGCCCCCGCGCTTGCTACGTTTTCACTTTTTCCGGTGATTAAAGAGTTTTTAAATAGAGCAAATATCGATATACAAACAGTTGATATATCTTTATCGGGAAGGATTTTGGCAAATTTCAGCGAATATTTAAACGATGATCAAAAAGTACCGAATTATCTTGAGATTCTTGGAGAAATGACAAAAGAGAAATCTGCAAACATTATAAAACTTCCAAATATATCGGCCTCTCTTCCACAACTAAATGCTGCTATAGCTGAGCTTCAAAGTAAAGGTTATGCCGTGCCAAATTACATAGAAAATCCTACAAACGATAAAGAAGAGAGCATAAAAGCAAGATATGCAAGAGTTTTAGGAAGTGCCGTAAATCCGGTTCTTAGAGAGGGAAATTCAGATAGAAGGTGTGCCGGAGCTGTAAAAGCATACGCAAAAGAGTTTCCTCATAAAAACGGGGCTTGGGATTCTAGTATAAAAACTCGCGTTGCTTATATGCAAGACGGCGATTTTTACGGCAATGAAAAGTCTATAATAGCTAAAAATAGTTGTGAATTTAAAATAGAATTTCAAAATAAGTTTGGAGAAACAAAACTATTAAAAAGCGGTATAAAAGCAGGTAAAGGTGATATCATAAGCGCTACATTTATGAGCGTTAAAAAGCTTGACGAGTTCATAAATAGTACGATGCAAGATGCTAAAGATAGCTCACTTTTATACTCTGTGCACTTAAAAGCTACTATGATGAAAGTAAGCGATCCGGTTATTTTTGGTCATTTTGTTAAGGTATTTTTTGAAGAAATTTTCAGTGAATTTGAAAGTGAACTCAAGAGTGCCGGAATCATAGCAAATAACGGTTTAAAGGATTTATTTAGTAAAATAGAAAATCTTCCTATAAAAGATAAAATACTTTCTAAATTTCAAGAGATAATTCAAAAAAATCCAGATTTAGCTATGGTAGATAGTGATAAAGGTATTACAAATTTGCATGTGCCAAGCGATGTAATCATAGATGCTTCAATGCCTGCTATGATAAGAAATAGCGGTAAAATGTGGGATAAAGAGGGAAAAACAAGAGATACTTTAGCAGTCATTCCAGATAGAACTTACGCTACTATATATGAAGCAACTATCGATGATTTAAAAGTAAACGGAGCATTAAATCCGGCAATTATAGGAAGTGTTTCAAACGTAGGTCTTATGGCAAAAAAAGCAGAAGAGTATGGTAGTCACGACAAAACATTTATAGCTTCTGAGAGCGGCAAATTTATACTTAGCTCGGATTCTGGTGAAAAAATGGAATTTGAAGTAGAAAATGGTGATATATTTAGAGCTATGCAAGCTAAAGACGAAGCTATAAAAGACTGGATAAAGCTAGCCGTAAGCAGAGCTAAAGCTACCAATGCTCCGGCGATATTTTGGTTAGATAAAAACCGTGCCCACGATGCAAATATGATACAAATCGTAACAGATGAGCTAAAAAAATATGATATTTCAAATTTAGATATAAGTATAGCCGAGCCGACAAAAGCTATAAAAAGAAGTATATCTATAATTAGAAGCGGAAAAGATGCCATAAGCGTGACAGGAAATGTACTAAGAGATTATTTGACCGATCTTTTCCCTATACTTGAGCTAGGAACTAGTGCGAAAATGCTATCTATCGTGCCTTTACTAAACGGAGGTGGACTCTTTGAAACCGGCGCCGGCGGAAGTGCGCCAAAAATTGCCGGACAACTTATAGAAGAAAATCATCTTAGATGGGATAGTTTGGGTGAATTTTTGGCTCTTGGAGCAAGCCTAGAGCATCTTTCAAACATAAGCGGTAAAAAAGAGGCAAAAATTCTAGCCGATACTCTTGATAAAGCTATCGTAAGTTATCTTAAAAATGATAATTCTCCTCGCAAAAATGTAGGTGAAAACGATAATCGAGGAAGTCACTTTTATCTTTCATTATATTGGGCGGACGAGTTATCAAAAAGTGAACTAAAAGATAAGTTTATTAACATAGCAAACGCGTTAAATGAAAATAAAAATGTGATAATAAACGAATTAAACGGTTCTCAAGGTCATAAAGTAGATGTTGGCGGTTATTATAAATTTGATGATAAATTAGCTTCAGATATTATGCGCCCAAGTAAAAATTTTAATAATGCAATTGGAAAATGA
- a CDS encoding tripartite tricarboxylate transporter permease, with the protein MLCGLYYGAEFGGRILSIPLNVLGDAGAVFTTLDGYRMAKNGFADPALAISGIASFISGSIAVIGLTFFTSILSSIAIRIKSLTGVIIGILIAVVGVDSTTGILRFTFNEPEL; encoded by the coding sequence ATGCTATGTGGGTTATACTATGGAGCTGAGTTCGGCGGTAGGATTTTAAGCATACCTTTAAACGTACTGGGGGACGCCGGAGCGGTATTTACGACTCTTGACGGGTATCGTATGGCAAAAAATGGTTTTGCGGATCCAGCTTTAGCTATATCTGGAATCGCATCTTTTATAAGTGGTAGCATAGCAGTGATAGGGCTTACTTTTTTTACCTCTATACTTTCTAGTATAGCTATACGTATAAAAAGCTTAACCGGAGTTATCATAGGGATTCTTATAGCTGTAGTCGGTGTAGATTCTACTACTGGAATATTAAGATTTACATTTAATGAGCCTGAGCTATGA
- a CDS encoding SLAC1 anion channel family protein, translating to MDKSYFSYLPVSLFGSVMGLCGLSIGWKLAAFHFGFNGFMADILALLAVLDFIILSICYTIKMIYKTQSFKDEFINPMTKSFFGTFIISILLLPIVIFEYFPKIAFILWIAGVVLMLSFAIYMVSFWLSKSQDISHVTPAWVIPVVGTLDIPLAKNLFNFNYLDDASIAALGVGLFFAIPIFVIIKTKLLFSEPMPDKLIPTLMIILAPFSVGFSAYIEVVKNVDIFAKGLYFIGLFLFFAMLPKLRNATKCCPFRVTWWAVSFPLAALLVSTIKMAIELNELYLDILSVVFLITFTIAIFWLTYRTLKGVFSLELQNLT from the coding sequence ATGGATAAATCTTATTTTTCGTATCTTCCTGTTAGCTTATTTGGTTCTGTTATGGGGCTTTGCGGACTTAGTATAGGCTGGAAATTAGCCGCTTTTCATTTTGGATTTAATGGATTTATGGCTGATATTTTAGCTTTGTTAGCCGTTTTGGATTTTATTATTTTAAGTATATGTTACACTATAAAGATGATATATAAGACTCAAAGTTTTAAAGATGAGTTTATAAATCCTATGACAAAGAGCTTTTTTGGAACTTTTATTATATCTATTTTACTGCTTCCTATAGTTATATTTGAATATTTTCCAAAAATTGCTTTTATATTATGGATAGCAGGAGTTGTTTTGATGCTAAGTTTTGCCATATATATGGTAAGTTTTTGGCTTAGTAAATCGCAAGATATATCGCACGTTACTCCTGCATGGGTGATACCTGTAGTAGGTACGCTAGATATTCCTCTTGCAAAAAATTTATTTAATTTTAATTATTTAGATGACGCCTCTATAGCGGCTCTTGGCGTAGGTCTATTTTTTGCTATACCTATCTTTGTTATTATCAAAACAAAACTTCTGTTTTCTGAGCCTATGCCAGATAAATTAATACCTACTCTAATGATAATTTTAGCTCCATTTAGCGTTGGATTTTCTGCATATATAGAGGTTGTAAAAAATGTAGATATATTTGCTAAAGGGTTGTATTTTATAGGATTGTTTCTATTTTTTGCCATGCTTCCCAAACTTAGAAATGCTACAAAATGTTGTCCTTTTAGAGTTACTTGGTGGGCAGTGAGTTTTCCATTGGCGGCACTTTTAGTCTCGACTATCAAGATGGCAATTGAGTTGAATGAGCTGTATTTGGATATTTTAAGCGTTGTATTTTTGATTACATTTACTATAGCTATATTTTGGCTTACTTATAGAACTTTAAAAGGAGTATTTAGCTTAGAACTCCAAAATCTTACTTAA
- a CDS encoding 2-oxoglutarate ferredoxin oxidoreductase subunit beta, with product MAFNYDNYLRTNKMPTLWCWGCGDGVILKSVIRAIDTMGWNMDDVCVVSGIGCSGRFSSYVNCNTVHTTHGRAIAYATGIKLANPEKHVIVVTGDGDGLAIGGNHTIHGCRRNIDINHILINNFIYGLTNSQTSPTTPQGFWTVTAQWGNIDPNFDAAKLATAAGATFVGRETVINPSRIEKLLVEGFKHEGYSFFDIFSNCHINLGRKNKMGEATQTINWIDGRTVSKTKFDALSDEEKLGKFPTGVLHKDDSHIEYCKAYEKVIEAAQNKTKINFEEIK from the coding sequence ATGGCTTTTAACTATGATAATTATTTAAGAACAAATAAAATGCCAACACTTTGGTGCTGGGGTTGTGGAGACGGTGTAATTTTAAAAAGCGTTATAAGAGCTATAGACACTATGGGTTGGAATATGGATGATGTATGCGTAGTAAGCGGTATAGGTTGCTCCGGTAGATTTTCAAGCTATGTAAATTGCAACACGGTTCATACTACTCACGGTCGCGCCATCGCTTATGCGACAGGTATAAAACTAGCAAATCCAGAAAAGCATGTAATCGTTGTAACCGGTGATGGCGATGGACTTGCGATAGGTGGCAACCATACAATTCATGGATGTAGAAGAAATATAGATATAAACCATATATTAATAAATAACTTTATCTACGGTCTTACAAACTCTCAAACAAGTCCTACAACTCCACAAGGATTTTGGACTGTTACTGCTCAATGGGGAAATATAGATCCGAATTTTGACGCTGCAAAGCTTGCAACCGCGGCCGGAGCTACGTTTGTTGGTCGTGAAACTGTTATAAATCCATCAAGAATTGAAAAACTTTTAGTTGAAGGATTTAAACATGAAGGTTATAGCTTCTTTGATATTTTCTCAAACTGCCATATAAATTTGGGTAGAAAAAATAAGATGGGCGAAGCTACTCAGACTATAAACTGGATAGACGGTAGAACTGTTTCTAAAACTAAGTTTGACGCACTAAGCGATGAAGAAAAACTAGGCAAATTTCCAACCGGCGTACTTCATAAAGACGATAGTCATATAGAGTACTGCAAAGCTTATGAAAAAGTTATAGAAGCTGCTCAAAACAAAACAAAAATCAACTTTGAGGAGATAAAATGA
- a CDS encoding 2-oxoacid:acceptor oxidoreductase family protein: MSSAELRFVGVGGQGVILAGEILSAAKIEAGGYGVKASTYTSQVRGGPTKVDIILSDEEIRYPYANEGEIQFMLATAQNSYDTFKSGVKEGGIIVVEPNLVKPSEEDKKRWKIYEIPIISIAKDEVGNVITQSVVALGVAVKFTGVMDAEIVRKEMLSTVPDKVKEANNKAYDLGMAYASKCL; the protein is encoded by the coding sequence ATGAGTTCAGCAGAGTTAAGATTTGTCGGAGTAGGCGGACAAGGTGTTATACTAGCTGGAGAGATTCTCTCAGCGGCGAAAATAGAAGCGGGCGGATATGGAGTAAAAGCTTCTACCTATACTTCACAAGTGCGTGGCGGTCCAACAAAAGTTGATATCATTCTTAGTGATGAGGAGATAAGATATCCTTATGCAAATGAAGGCGAAATACAGTTTATGCTAGCTACTGCGCAAAATAGTTACGATACTTTTAAAAGTGGTGTGAAAGAGGGCGGTATAATCGTAGTAGAACCGAATTTAGTAAAGCCTAGTGAAGAAGATAAAAAACGCTGGAAAATATATGAAATTCCTATTATTTCTATCGCTAAAGATGAAGTCGGAAATGTTATCACTCAAAGCGTCGTTGCTTTAGGTGTTGCTGTAAAATTTACAGGCGTTATGGATGCAGAAATCGTACGTAAAGAGATGTTAAGCACGGTTCCCGATAAAGTTAAAGAAGCAAATAATAAAGCGTATGATCTCGGTATGGCTTACGCTTCAAAGTGTCTTTAA
- a CDS encoding malate dehydrogenase, translating into MQLENELKIAIIGAGNVGASCASLLISRKVCKKVTLIDINKNLAIAKAMDLAQMAAVLNLDIDIFGGDNYELLKDFDIVVITAGFARKDGQSRDDLAMMNAKIVSHSSKMVSKFAPKSIIIVVTNPLDIMVYVAFKESGFARHKVIGMAGELDSARFRYYMSQKLGLNVAQCFGKCVGMHNNSMICLESSIKFKNQSICKDEFKKYFEDIKLNTKNGGSNIVKLMGTSAFYAPAAGVVKMCECIQNDNDETLSCSVLDENLIPTGRLVKLNKNGVQKIFDLNLTNEESKIMDKSISEFILVINKIYFSDNKN; encoded by the coding sequence ATGCAATTGGAAAATGAGTTGAAAATAGCAATTATAGGTGCTGGAAATGTAGGAGCAAGCTGCGCAAGCTTGCTCATATCTCGTAAAGTGTGTAAAAAAGTAACACTTATAGATATAAATAAAAATTTAGCAATTGCAAAAGCTATGGATTTGGCTCAGATGGCAGCTGTTTTAAATTTAGACATAGATATTTTTGGTGGTGATAATTATGAACTTTTAAAAGATTTTGATATTGTTGTTATCACAGCCGGATTTGCTAGAAAAGATGGACAAAGCAGAGATGATTTAGCTATGATGAACGCAAAAATAGTATCTCATAGCTCAAAAATGGTATCTAAATTTGCACCTAAATCCATTATAATAGTAGTCACTAATCCCCTTGATATCATGGTTTATGTTGCTTTTAAAGAAAGCGGATTTGCTCGCCATAAAGTAATTGGAATGGCAGGTGAGTTAGATAGTGCACGTTTTAGATATTATATGTCGCAAAAACTCGGTTTAAACGTTGCACAATGCTTTGGTAAGTGTGTTGGAATGCATAATAATAGTATGATATGCCTTGAATCTAGTATAAAATTTAAAAATCAATCAATATGCAAAGATGAGTTTAAAAAATATTTTGAAGATATTAAACTCAATACAAAAAACGGCGGTTCAAATATAGTTAAACTAATGGGAACTTCAGCATTCTACGCACCTGCGGCTGGAGTTGTTAAGATGTGCGAATGTATCCAAAACGACAACGATGAAACTCTTAGTTGCTCGGTTTTGGATGAAAATTTGATACCGACTGGAAGACTGGTTAAATTAAACAAAAACGGCGTACAAAAAATTTTTGATCTAAATTTAACTAATGAAGAGAGTAAAATTATGGATAAAAGTATATCTGAATTTATATTGGTCATAAATAAAATTTATTTCAGTGACAATAAAAATTAA
- a CDS encoding 4Fe-4S binding protein: MMIEQPVGIAVWVDESRCKACDICVSYCPAGVLGMKEDIHAVQGMMIEVVHPESCIGCRDCELHCPDFAIYVAEKGFKFAKISPEAKERAVAVKANHFRKLK; encoded by the coding sequence ATGATGATAGAACAACCAGTCGGTATAGCTGTTTGGGTAGATGAAAGCAGGTGTAAAGCCTGCGACATTTGTGTTAGTTACTGCCCGGCAGGAGTTTTGGGCATGAAAGAAGATATTCATGCAGTACAAGGAATGATGATAGAAGTAGTTCATCCAGAATCCTGTATAGGATGTAGAGATTGTGAGCTCCATTGTCCAGACTTTGCTATCTATGTGGCTGAAAAGGGTTTTAAATTTGCAAAAATTAGCCCAGAAGCTAAAGAAAGAGCAGTTGCTGTTAAAGCAAATCACTTTAGGAAACTTAAATAA
- a CDS encoding HAD family hydrolase, with amino-acid sequence MSNKCVIFDMDATLIDSKKAIYYTINYIRKELNMTPLDAEFIIKTINDPLKNPIKEFYGIEQASGNMRHIFEEEFDKNYMLYATVYEEAMKVVSSCKNLDYKLAVATNAPHATIESILKNCGILDSFDMIVGSNKEIPQKPDPTMLNLIRDSFKCECVFVGDSAKDYLASKNAKMDYIQVLWGRNEIIKGAVNCRNATEVMEILR; translated from the coding sequence ATGAGTAATAAATGTGTAATTTTTGACATGGATGCGACGCTCATAGATAGCAAAAAGGCTATATATTACACTATAAACTATATCAGAAAAGAGCTAAATATGACGCCTTTAGATGCTGAGTTTATAATAAAAACTATAAATGATCCGCTTAAAAATCCTATAAAAGAGTTTTACGGGATAGAGCAAGCTAGTGGAAATATGAGACATATTTTTGAAGAGGAATTTGATAAAAATTATATGCTTTATGCAACCGTTTATGAAGAGGCGATGAAAGTCGTAAGCAGCTGCAAGAATTTGGATTACAAACTCGCAGTAGCCACGAACGCTCCACATGCTACCATAGAAAGCATTCTTAAAAATTGTGGAATTTTGGATAGTTTCGATATGATTGTCGGTTCAAATAAAGAAATTCCTCAAAAACCAGATCCTACAATGCTAAATCTTATCAGAGATTCTTTTAAATGTGAATGTGTTTTTGTAGGAGATAGTGCCAAAGATTACTTAGCATCGAAAAATGCTAAAATGGATTATATACAAGTTCTTTGGGGGCGAAACGAGATAATAAAAGGTGCGGTAAATTGCCGAAACGCTACCGAAGTTATGGAGATTTTGCGTTAA